In Pyxidicoccus xibeiensis, the following proteins share a genomic window:
- the cas5c gene encoding type I-C CRISPR-associated protein Cas5c, which produces MKPAASRRFCVRASGPVACFTRPEMKAERVSYEVMTPSAARGLLEAILWKPAIRWHVHEIAALAPVQWTSFRRNEVNSRAVVGKFDYAADADKERAQRNTVALRDVDYVITASFTLVPEKTGPEDNLRKFEEMFERRLEKGQCFHAPYLGCREFAARVEAATEGLRPHESIERRPLGLMFYDFDFGGPGEEVRPLFFEAFLERGVLRVPPWEQVIERNGRRP; this is translated from the coding sequence ATGAAGCCAGCAGCAAGCAGGCGATTCTGTGTGCGCGCGAGCGGCCCCGTGGCGTGCTTCACGAGACCCGAGATGAAGGCGGAGCGCGTCAGCTACGAGGTGATGACGCCTTCCGCCGCCCGGGGCTTGCTGGAGGCCATCCTCTGGAAGCCAGCCATTCGCTGGCATGTCCACGAGATTGCCGCGCTCGCTCCTGTGCAGTGGACGAGCTTCCGCCGCAACGAGGTGAACAGCCGCGCGGTGGTGGGGAAGTTCGACTACGCGGCGGACGCAGACAAAGAACGTGCCCAGCGCAACACGGTGGCGCTGCGCGATGTGGACTACGTCATCACCGCCTCCTTCACCCTGGTGCCGGAAAAGACCGGGCCCGAGGACAACCTGCGCAAGTTCGAGGAGATGTTCGAGCGGCGGCTGGAGAAGGGGCAGTGCTTCCACGCTCCCTATCTGGGGTGCAGGGAGTTCGCGGCCCGCGTAGAGGCTGCCACGGAGGGGTTGCGCCCCCATGAGTCCATCGAGCGTAGGCCCCTGGGGCTCATGTTCTATGACTTCGACTTCGGTGGGCCCGGCGAGGAGGTGCGCCCGCTGTTCTTCGAGGCGTTCCTGGAGAGGGGCGTGCTGCGGGTACCTCCGTGGGAGCAGGTCATTGAACGCAATGGGAGGCGCCCATGA
- a CDS encoding CRISPR-associated endonuclease Cas3'' gives MTHEGRGHLLRDHLEAVGRLAAILAPRKDLCAPLLAAGQWHDLGKYIRDFQYRIRTENGFEAHLEKEGALERDHSTAGALWALRQDSRLLPVALAIAGHHAGMPDLAKFKERVGKKEKAALLQDALSHGSPTDLLNAPPGLEPGAQTSLTAHQLEFWTRMLFSALCDADFLDTEAFFDTTRSAARVVPVTLDQLSRRLRASLDQKQSGAPDTEVNRVRREVLASALAAASSRPGVFSLTVPTGGGKTLTSMAFALEHARTQGLQRVIVAIPYTSIIEQSAGVYRDAFEGLEHAVVEHHSAVDPSRETPLNRVASENWDAPVIVTTTVQLLETLFANRPSACRKLHRIARSVIVLDEAQTLPPPLLGPILDGLKALVDDYGCSVVICTATQPALGRRPGFEEGFSEVREIVPAELRAFERLRRVKVRWPANREPQPYAELAELVAREEDVLAVVHRRDDARRLCELVDARLGHGRTLHLSALMCSKHRSKVIADIKERKRRGEPVRLVATQLVEAGVDLDFAVVYRAVGGLDALAQAAGRCNREGRLDGLGELRVYEAETRPPPGVPRTAQDITRGLLEQRPDLDLFAPESFRLYFERLYATSDLDAKGIQSLRAKLCFEDVAARFQLVEDGWSAPLVVPFEGCAPLLEELRRMGPSRERLRSLQRFTVTVPRKLREEWLARELARLASDTVAFLGPEHGPAYHPRFGLLPEQVGFLDPSSLIPG, from the coding sequence ATCACTCATGAAGGTCGTGGTCACCTGCTCCGGGACCACCTCGAAGCGGTGGGTCGACTGGCCGCGATTCTGGCGCCTCGCAAGGACCTCTGCGCACCGCTGCTCGCCGCGGGGCAGTGGCATGACCTCGGCAAGTACATACGTGACTTCCAGTACAGAATCCGAACAGAGAATGGTTTCGAGGCCCACCTTGAGAAGGAGGGGGCGCTTGAACGAGACCACTCGACAGCTGGGGCCCTCTGGGCCTTGCGCCAGGATTCCAGGCTGCTGCCTGTCGCGCTCGCCATCGCCGGCCATCACGCAGGCATGCCTGACCTGGCCAAGTTCAAGGAGCGTGTCGGCAAAAAGGAGAAGGCGGCACTCCTCCAGGATGCGTTGAGTCATGGCTCCCCGACGGACCTGTTGAACGCGCCACCCGGCCTGGAGCCCGGAGCCCAGACGTCCCTGACTGCGCACCAGCTCGAGTTCTGGACGCGCATGCTCTTCTCGGCCCTCTGCGACGCCGACTTCCTCGATACCGAGGCGTTCTTCGATACGACTCGAAGCGCGGCCCGTGTGGTGCCGGTGACGCTCGACCAGCTCTCGCGTCGTCTCCGGGCTTCCCTGGACCAGAAACAGAGCGGGGCTCCCGACACCGAGGTCAACCGCGTCCGCCGGGAGGTGCTCGCCTCCGCGCTGGCTGCGGCCTCCAGCCGCCCTGGTGTCTTCAGCCTCACCGTCCCGACGGGAGGCGGCAAGACGCTCACCTCCATGGCCTTCGCGCTCGAACACGCGCGGACCCAAGGACTCCAGCGCGTCATCGTGGCCATTCCCTATACCTCCATCATCGAGCAGAGCGCCGGTGTCTACCGTGATGCCTTCGAGGGACTGGAGCACGCGGTCGTGGAGCATCACTCCGCGGTGGATCCTTCGCGGGAGACCCCGCTCAACCGCGTGGCCAGCGAGAACTGGGATGCACCGGTCATCGTCACCACCACGGTGCAGCTCCTGGAGACTCTCTTCGCCAACCGTCCGTCTGCGTGCCGCAAGCTGCACCGCATCGCCCGGAGCGTCATCGTGCTCGATGAGGCGCAGACCCTGCCTCCTCCGCTCCTGGGACCCATCCTGGATGGGCTCAAGGCGCTGGTCGATGATTACGGTTGCTCTGTGGTCATCTGCACCGCCACGCAACCCGCCTTGGGGCGGCGACCGGGGTTCGAGGAGGGGTTCTCCGAAGTGCGGGAAATCGTTCCGGCGGAGCTGCGCGCGTTCGAGCGCCTGCGCAGGGTGAAGGTCCGATGGCCGGCGAACCGCGAGCCACAACCCTACGCCGAGCTGGCGGAGCTGGTGGCTCGGGAAGAGGACGTGCTCGCGGTGGTGCACCGGCGGGATGACGCGCGAAGGCTCTGTGAGCTCGTGGACGCGCGGCTGGGGCACGGGAGGACGCTGCACCTGTCGGCGCTCATGTGTTCGAAGCACCGCTCGAAGGTCATCGCGGACATCAAGGAGCGCAAGCGGCGCGGCGAGCCGGTGCGACTGGTGGCGACCCAGCTGGTGGAGGCGGGCGTGGACCTGGACTTCGCCGTCGTCTACCGCGCGGTGGGCGGGCTGGACGCACTCGCTCAGGCGGCCGGCCGTTGCAACCGGGAGGGGCGGCTCGACGGGCTCGGCGAGCTGCGCGTCTACGAGGCTGAGACGCGGCCGCCGCCGGGCGTTCCCCGGACGGCGCAGGACATCACCCGTGGGTTGCTGGAGCAACGGCCCGACCTGGACCTGTTCGCACCGGAGAGCTTCCGCCTCTACTTCGAGCGGCTCTATGCCACCAGCGACCTTGATGCAAAGGGCATTCAATCCCTGCGTGCGAAGCTCTGCTTCGAGGACGTCGCGGCCCGCTTCCAGCTCGTCGAGGATGGCTGGAGCGCACCGTTGGTTGTTCCCTTCGAGGGGTGCGCGCCGCTCCTGGAGGAACTGCGTCGCATGGGGCCCTCTCGCGAGCGACTGCGCTCCTTGCAGCGCTTCACCGTGACGGTGCCGCGCAAGCTCCGGGAGGAGTGGCTGGCACGCGAGCTGGCCCGACTCGCCTCCGACACGGTGGCGTTCCTGGGGCCGGAGCATGGGCCTGCGTACCACCCGCGCTTCGGTCTGCTCCCGGAGCAGGTGGGATTCCTCGACCCGAGTTCGCTCATCCCCGGCTGA
- a CDS encoding TIGR02266 family protein, giving the protein MNTPTSAARDTVFVVDDSRTAREVVRLHLARLGCEAVALDGGEACLAELTRRTPALILMDLRMERMQGDEVCRRVKAHPAGRNVPVIMFTSAGEPHEVMHCWRAGADDFLPKPVAQEALEAKLSAVRAARERAREGVPRGRRVLLVEGGRFLHTFLGGALEQEGLHVLYARDAEDAARLAGEHGAQLDGFVVDVSRAPREALALASKLREVHARKPLVLLSRAEESADVLARAQSLAGAPLLEKRHLGADELLGRVLARLVPGLNPLRAAERVPFFTVVEFSSAGGATLSGFSHDASPEALFVRTLTPAREGARLSLKVLLAGQRTPCLAEATVAWSNPPRPPGPFRAPAGMGLRLERMDASLTQQFVRFVPRTLGFPLSGSPRVSGF; this is encoded by the coding sequence ATGAACACCCCCACCTCCGCCGCGCGCGACACCGTGTTCGTGGTGGACGACTCCCGCACCGCCCGCGAGGTGGTCCGCCTGCACCTGGCGCGGCTGGGCTGCGAGGCCGTGGCGCTGGACGGCGGCGAGGCGTGCCTGGCCGAGCTGACGCGCCGCACCCCCGCGCTCATCCTCATGGACCTGCGCATGGAGCGCATGCAGGGCGACGAGGTGTGCCGGCGGGTGAAGGCCCACCCGGCGGGCCGCAACGTGCCCGTCATCATGTTCACCTCCGCCGGCGAGCCGCACGAGGTGATGCACTGCTGGCGCGCGGGCGCGGACGACTTCCTGCCCAAGCCGGTGGCGCAGGAGGCCCTGGAGGCGAAGCTCTCCGCGGTGCGCGCCGCCCGGGAGCGGGCGCGCGAGGGCGTGCCGCGCGGGCGCCGCGTGCTGCTGGTGGAGGGCGGGCGCTTCCTGCACACCTTCCTCGGCGGCGCGCTGGAGCAGGAGGGGCTGCACGTCCTCTACGCGCGGGACGCCGAGGACGCCGCGAGGCTGGCGGGCGAGCACGGCGCGCAGCTGGACGGCTTCGTGGTGGACGTGTCCCGCGCCCCCCGCGAGGCGCTGGCGCTGGCGTCGAAGCTGCGCGAGGTGCACGCGCGCAAGCCGCTGGTGCTGCTGTCGCGCGCGGAGGAGTCCGCCGACGTGCTGGCCCGCGCGCAGTCGCTGGCGGGCGCGCCCCTGCTGGAGAAGCGCCACCTGGGCGCGGACGAGCTGCTGGGCCGCGTGCTGGCGCGGCTGGTGCCGGGGCTCAACCCGCTGCGCGCCGCGGAGCGCGTGCCCTTCTTCACGGTGGTGGAGTTCTCGTCGGCCGGCGGCGCCACGCTGTCCGGCTTCAGCCATGACGCCAGCCCGGAGGCCCTCTTCGTGCGCACGCTGACGCCCGCGCGCGAGGGCGCCCGGCTGTCCTTGAAGGTCCTGCTCGCCGGCCAGCGCACGCCCTGCCTCGCCGAGGCGACGGTGGCCTGGTCCAACCCGCCGCGCCCCCCGGGCCCCTTCCGTGCACCGGCCGGCATGGGCCTGCGGCTGGAGCGCATGGACGCGTCGCTCACCCAGCAGTTCGTCCGCTTCGTCCCGCGGACCCTCGGTTTTCCGCTCTCGGGTTCCCCTCGCGTCTCAGGTTTCTGA
- a CDS encoding MATE family efflux transporter, translated as MSTDVMPPQQVEKPYRTELRELSRLALPIAIAQGGQALMGLVDTLVVGRAGTSALASVGLGNGLFFAVSGFGMGLMMGFDPLLSQAIGARNFARARALLWQGGWMSLFAGLVLAAVLLLSPALLPLAGIGPAEVAGATDYLIWRAPSLPLMLAFLTMRSYLQSTAFTRPLVVATVAANVLNLGADILLVFGGQVLPAYFGPVRDVIPAMGVAGSALATSLCTALQLGIVLAAVRKRGLEGAGTRPTRMPVWPDLRQAAALGLPIGLHIAAEIGVFAGAGVLAGGLGPASVGAHQIAISFASVTFTVAMGIGNAGSVRVGWAVGAHDTPRARLAGFTAFAGGAAFMALGALVFALFPEALARLAGAPADVLPLVVPLLMVSAVFQVFDGVQGVGAGVLRGAGDTRFTFLANMVGHYAIGLPLTLLLGFKLGLGVVGIWWGLCAGLVAVAVALLWRFHRLSAGTLRPLEA; from the coding sequence ATGTCCACCGACGTCATGCCGCCCCAGCAGGTCGAGAAGCCCTACCGCACGGAGCTCCGGGAGCTGAGCCGGCTGGCGCTGCCCATCGCCATTGCCCAGGGCGGGCAGGCGCTCATGGGCCTGGTGGACACGCTGGTGGTGGGGCGGGCCGGGACGTCCGCACTGGCGTCGGTGGGCTTGGGCAACGGCCTGTTCTTCGCCGTCAGCGGCTTCGGCATGGGGCTGATGATGGGCTTCGACCCGCTGCTGTCCCAGGCGATTGGCGCGCGCAACTTCGCGCGGGCGCGGGCGCTGCTGTGGCAGGGCGGGTGGATGTCGCTGTTCGCCGGCCTGGTGCTGGCCGCCGTGCTGCTGCTGTCTCCGGCCCTGCTGCCGCTGGCGGGAATCGGCCCCGCGGAAGTCGCTGGGGCGACCGACTACCTGATATGGCGCGCGCCCAGCCTGCCGCTGATGCTGGCATTCCTGACGATGCGCTCGTACCTCCAGTCCACGGCCTTCACCCGGCCGCTGGTGGTGGCCACGGTGGCGGCCAACGTCCTGAACCTGGGCGCGGACATCCTGCTGGTGTTCGGCGGCCAGGTGCTGCCGGCGTACTTCGGGCCGGTGCGTGACGTGATTCCGGCCATGGGCGTGGCGGGCTCGGCGCTGGCCACGTCGCTGTGCACGGCGCTGCAGCTGGGCATCGTGCTGGCGGCGGTGCGCAAGCGGGGGCTGGAGGGCGCGGGGACGCGGCCGACGCGGATGCCGGTGTGGCCGGACCTGAGGCAGGCGGCGGCGCTGGGTCTGCCCATCGGCCTGCACATCGCCGCGGAGATTGGCGTGTTCGCGGGCGCGGGCGTGCTGGCGGGGGGCCTGGGGCCCGCGAGCGTGGGCGCGCACCAGATTGCCATCTCCTTCGCGAGCGTCACCTTCACGGTGGCCATGGGCATCGGCAACGCGGGCAGCGTGCGGGTGGGCTGGGCGGTGGGGGCCCACGACACGCCCCGGGCGCGGCTGGCGGGCTTCACGGCCTTCGCGGGCGGGGCGGCCTTCATGGCGCTGGGGGCGCTGGTGTTCGCGCTCTTCCCCGAGGCGCTCGCGAGGCTGGCGGGCGCGCCAGCGGACGTGCTGCCGCTGGTGGTGCCGCTGCTGATGGTGAGCGCGGTGTTCCAGGTGTTCGACGGCGTGCAGGGGGTGGGCGCGGGCGTGCTGCGCGGCGCGGGGGACACGCGCTTCACCTTCCTGGCCAACATGGTGGGCCACTACGCCATCGGCCTGCCGCTGACGCTGCTCCTGGGCTTCAAGCTGGGCCTGGGCGTGGTGGGCATCTGGTGGGGCCTGTGCGCGGGCCTTGTCGCCGTGGCGGTGGCGCTGCTGTGGCGCTTCCACCGCCTGAGCGCCGGGACGCTGCGCCCGCTGGAGGCGTAG
- a CDS encoding esterase family protein, which produces MNREYHRWYSERLHRDMELLLFGHSGEPVLLLPTSRGRFYQAEDFGLIGAIADRIQSGRYIVVCPDSVDEESWFNKSAHPHERVVRHQQWEDYLLHEVVPLLTSRATGGRLTLAGCSFGGFHSYNVGLRHPHVFRRLISMGGKFETDEFLDGHNDSDVYFHSCTQWLPNLNDAVQLSALQRVEMVLAVGEHDFCRPSNEHLSSLMWKKGIGNHLAVWQDGTHDWPVWRQMIQQYLPW; this is translated from the coding sequence ATGAACCGCGAATACCACCGCTGGTACAGCGAGCGCCTGCACCGGGACATGGAGCTGCTTCTCTTCGGCCACTCGGGTGAGCCGGTGCTGCTGCTGCCCACGAGCCGGGGCCGCTTCTACCAGGCCGAGGACTTCGGCCTCATCGGCGCCATCGCCGACCGCATCCAGTCCGGCCGGTACATCGTGGTGTGCCCCGACTCCGTCGACGAGGAGTCCTGGTTCAACAAGTCCGCCCACCCGCATGAGCGCGTCGTCCGCCACCAGCAGTGGGAGGACTACCTGCTGCACGAGGTCGTCCCGCTCCTCACCAGCCGGGCCACCGGCGGACGCCTCACCCTGGCCGGGTGCAGCTTCGGCGGCTTCCACTCCTACAACGTGGGCCTGCGCCACCCGCACGTCTTCCGCCGCCTCATCTCCATGGGCGGCAAGTTCGAGACGGACGAGTTCCTCGACGGCCACAACGACTCGGACGTGTACTTCCACTCGTGCACGCAGTGGCTGCCCAACCTCAATGATGCCGTGCAGCTGTCCGCCCTGCAGCGCGTGGAGATGGTGCTGGCCGTGGGCGAGCACGACTTCTGCCGCCCCTCCAACGAGCACCTCTCCAGCCTCATGTGGAAGAAGGGCATCGGCAACCACCTCGCCGTGTGGCAGGACGGCACCCACGACTGGCCCGTGTGGCGGCAGATGATTCAGCAGTACCTGCCCTGGTGA
- a CDS encoding beta-propeller domain-containing protein, with translation MQQWKRYGWLGLAVAAAGCGGSEKTPEVTNEPVQQAARLESFEHCGALEQHIEDNATRQMRVSLESLKDTGDGWFGGPGRGGGVMDGAPPTAEPQEDAAGGGSSGPNDHTGTNNQVEGVHEADFVQNDGTRIFVLSGPRLYIHRSWPAEQLARTAALEVEGWPREMLLDAERNRLVITSQVYEERPGRPSVWGGRIGGGAMPAIDCAGFRCGYMYGDTLKVTVVDVANSAAPRVVEQVYVPGGYLSARRVEGAVRLVMSDQFRWPEGIRFSPEYSRELYEDKDKLAEAVDALIRENEKLIRGQSLDEWLSPGRHVDAAGKVTSLGYGCSDFYRTNAPTGLGFVTVLSLNLDAGEGATPPSRTSIVTAPGEVYASPESLYLATNHWWWHQELGQKNHVYLHKFDIRDPSRAAYVGSGTVEGHLSNQFAMDEHEGVLRVATTVSTQVMDLRDPRWTTTETTSRVSTLGEEGGRLVELGRSEDLAKGERIFSVRFVGKKGYVVTFRQTDPLFTFDLSDPANPRKVGELKIPGFSTYIHPVGDTHLLTLGEHRDDTGTWQSRALKLSMFDVSDLANPRETFTHLLGSNSSGSEALYEHKAFNYFPAKGLLAVPFTDWNYNATDYWSGFRSELRVFRVDTATGFTPVGAVSMRDVYQTFNYHNWSWYWTPSVRRSVMADDFVYAITDGGLRVAHVNALQTPVATSLFMPPVAP, from the coding sequence ATGCAGCAGTGGAAACGCTATGGGTGGCTGGGGCTGGCGGTGGCGGCGGCGGGCTGCGGTGGCTCGGAGAAGACTCCGGAGGTGACGAACGAGCCGGTGCAGCAGGCGGCCCGGCTGGAGTCCTTCGAGCACTGCGGGGCGCTCGAGCAGCACATCGAGGACAACGCCACGCGGCAGATGCGCGTGTCGCTGGAGTCCCTCAAGGACACCGGCGATGGCTGGTTCGGCGGCCCCGGGCGGGGCGGCGGGGTGATGGACGGCGCGCCGCCGACGGCCGAGCCCCAGGAGGACGCGGCCGGGGGCGGCAGCAGCGGCCCGAACGACCACACCGGCACCAACAACCAGGTGGAGGGCGTGCACGAGGCGGACTTCGTGCAGAACGACGGCACGCGCATCTTCGTGTTGTCCGGGCCCCGCCTCTACATCCATCGCTCGTGGCCGGCGGAGCAACTGGCGCGGACGGCCGCATTGGAAGTCGAGGGCTGGCCGCGGGAGATGCTGCTGGACGCGGAGCGCAACCGGCTGGTCATCACCTCGCAGGTGTACGAGGAGCGGCCCGGCCGGCCCTCGGTGTGGGGCGGCCGCATCGGCGGGGGCGCGATGCCCGCCATCGACTGTGCCGGGTTCCGCTGCGGCTACATGTACGGCGACACCCTGAAGGTGACGGTGGTGGACGTGGCCAACTCGGCCGCGCCCCGCGTGGTGGAGCAGGTGTACGTGCCGGGCGGCTACCTGAGCGCGCGGCGCGTGGAGGGCGCGGTGCGGCTGGTGATGTCCGACCAGTTCCGCTGGCCGGAGGGCATCCGCTTCTCCCCCGAGTACTCGCGCGAGCTGTACGAGGACAAGGACAAGCTGGCGGAGGCGGTGGACGCGCTCATCCGTGAGAACGAGAAGCTCATCCGCGGCCAGTCGCTGGACGAGTGGCTGTCGCCCGGCCGCCACGTGGACGCGGCGGGGAAGGTGACGTCGCTGGGGTACGGGTGCTCGGACTTCTACCGCACCAACGCGCCCACGGGGCTGGGCTTCGTGACGGTGCTGTCCCTGAACCTGGACGCGGGCGAGGGCGCCACGCCCCCGAGCCGCACCAGCATCGTGACGGCGCCGGGCGAGGTGTACGCCTCCCCCGAGTCGCTCTACCTGGCGACGAACCACTGGTGGTGGCATCAGGAGCTCGGGCAGAAGAACCACGTCTACCTGCACAAGTTCGACATCCGAGACCCGAGCCGCGCCGCCTACGTGGGCAGCGGCACGGTGGAGGGGCACCTCTCCAACCAGTTCGCCATGGACGAGCACGAGGGCGTGCTGCGGGTGGCGACCACCGTGAGCACCCAGGTCATGGACCTCAGGGACCCGCGGTGGACGACCACCGAGACGACCAGCCGCGTGTCCACCCTGGGCGAGGAGGGCGGGCGGCTGGTGGAGCTGGGCCGCAGCGAGGACCTGGCGAAGGGCGAGCGCATCTTCAGCGTGCGCTTCGTGGGCAAGAAGGGCTACGTCGTCACCTTCCGGCAGACGGACCCGCTCTTCACCTTCGACCTGAGCGACCCGGCGAACCCGCGCAAGGTGGGGGAGCTGAAGATTCCGGGCTTCTCCACGTACATCCACCCGGTGGGTGACACGCACCTGCTCACCCTGGGCGAGCACCGGGACGACACCGGCACCTGGCAGAGCCGCGCCCTCAAGCTGTCGATGTTCGACGTGAGCGACCTGGCCAACCCGCGCGAGACGTTCACCCACCTCCTCGGCTCGAACAGCAGCGGGAGCGAGGCCCTGTACGAGCACAAGGCCTTCAACTACTTCCCGGCCAAGGGCCTGCTGGCGGTGCCCTTCACGGACTGGAACTACAACGCCACCGACTACTGGAGCGGCTTCCGCAGCGAGCTGCGCGTGTTCCGCGTGGACACCGCCACCGGCTTCACCCCGGTGGGCGCCGTCTCCATGAGGGACGTGTACCAGACGTTCAACTACCACAACTGGAGCTGGTACTGGACGCCCTCGGTGCGCCGCAGCGTCATGGCGGACGACTTCGTCTATGCCATCACCGACGGCGGCCTGCGCGTGGCGCACGTGAATGCGCTGCAGACGCCGGTGGCCACCTCGCTCTTCATGCCCCCGGTGGCTCCATGA
- the cas8c gene encoding type I-C CRISPR-associated protein Cas8c/Csd1 yields the protein MMLAALNAFARERGLADDPLYEVKPVDFLIRIDVEGGFIGLESTVGEGGKGKPMSIPRLPQRSANIAAGFFADYPKYVLGHDKEESTAPKGWARPTGKSAAKLDAFLALVQEVTAQADIPEARAVEAFLKNASSRRRTLAAREPEEWTGSEMLAFVVGESTTPVHQLSGIRAWWEQRAGARAALGKTAVCLVSGKVSTVAGTHPKLKNVPQAQSSGASLVSFNAGAFESHGLKQGDNAPISQDVALGYVLALNDLLRKSEQRRYRQGIQLGDDSVLVFWTGSSPQQESLLLSWMDPTDEDLKRFLESPLRGLEPGELDDRAFYAVTLAGNSGRVAVRDWFQSRVGDVKHHIQRYFEDLRIGNAPLGPIPVWRLLKAVEAPSGRGLSPDLATRMVGAALRGHSFPRQLLTAALDRLRLPPADDRFEREQLRLRVALIKATLSRLPRSGPAPLEVTVSLDKNNRMPPYVLGRLFAVLERLQGAALGDLNTTIRDRYFGAASRNPAMVFPRLIQLSVHHVAKLGNSGRWLERTKSEVVALLPSERFPRVLGLEDQGLFAVGYYHQREAFFTKRSAPEDAASTGASVVSPD from the coding sequence ATGATGCTCGCGGCGCTCAACGCGTTCGCGCGTGAGCGTGGGCTCGCGGATGACCCGCTGTACGAGGTCAAGCCAGTGGACTTCCTCATCCGCATCGATGTCGAGGGAGGGTTCATCGGGCTCGAATCCACCGTGGGAGAGGGTGGCAAGGGCAAGCCCATGTCCATTCCGCGTCTTCCCCAGCGCTCGGCGAACATCGCCGCGGGCTTCTTCGCGGATTATCCCAAGTACGTCCTCGGCCACGACAAGGAGGAGTCCACCGCCCCGAAAGGATGGGCGCGGCCGACTGGAAAGAGCGCGGCCAAGCTGGATGCCTTCCTGGCGCTGGTGCAGGAAGTCACTGCCCAGGCCGACATACCGGAAGCCCGTGCGGTGGAGGCGTTCCTCAAGAACGCCTCCTCGCGCCGACGCACCCTCGCGGCCAGGGAACCCGAGGAGTGGACGGGCTCGGAGATGCTCGCATTCGTCGTCGGGGAGTCGACGACGCCGGTCCACCAGCTCTCAGGCATTCGCGCCTGGTGGGAGCAGCGCGCCGGTGCGCGGGCGGCCCTGGGGAAGACGGCGGTCTGCCTCGTCAGTGGGAAGGTCTCCACGGTGGCTGGCACGCACCCGAAGCTCAAGAACGTGCCGCAAGCCCAGTCCTCGGGCGCATCGCTGGTGTCCTTCAACGCGGGCGCTTTCGAGTCCCATGGGCTCAAGCAGGGAGACAACGCCCCCATCTCCCAGGACGTCGCGCTCGGTTACGTGCTCGCGCTCAATGACCTCCTCAGGAAGTCGGAACAGCGTCGCTACCGGCAGGGCATCCAGCTTGGTGATGACTCGGTGCTGGTGTTCTGGACGGGAAGCTCGCCCCAGCAGGAGAGCCTGCTCCTCTCCTGGATGGACCCGACAGACGAGGACCTCAAGCGGTTCCTCGAGTCGCCACTCCGAGGTCTGGAGCCTGGTGAGCTGGACGACCGCGCCTTCTACGCGGTGACGCTCGCGGGCAACTCTGGCCGTGTTGCCGTGCGCGACTGGTTCCAGTCCCGGGTCGGCGACGTGAAGCACCACATCCAGCGTTACTTCGAGGACCTGCGCATCGGCAACGCGCCCCTTGGCCCCATTCCCGTCTGGCGCCTGCTCAAGGCCGTGGAGGCCCCATCGGGGCGCGGACTCTCACCGGACCTCGCCACGCGCATGGTGGGTGCCGCGCTCCGTGGACATTCTTTTCCTCGCCAGTTGCTGACGGCGGCGCTGGACCGGCTCCGGCTGCCGCCCGCCGATGACCGTTTCGAGCGCGAGCAACTGCGCCTGCGCGTCGCGCTCATCAAGGCCACCCTTTCGCGCCTACCCCGCAGTGGGCCCGCTCCCCTGGAGGTCACCGTGTCACTGGACAAGAACAACCGGATGCCGCCGTACGTCCTGGGCCGTCTCTTCGCCGTGCTGGAGCGCCTGCAGGGCGCGGCCCTGGGCGACCTCAACACCACCATTCGTGACCGCTACTTCGGTGCCGCCTCGCGCAATCCCGCCATGGTCTTCCCCCGGCTGATCCAGTTGTCCGTGCATCACGTCGCCAAGCTGGGGAACAGCGGCAGGTGGTTGGAGCGGACCAAGAGCGAGGTGGTGGCACTGCTGCCCTCGGAGCGCTTCCCACGTGTGCTCGGTCTGGAAGACCAGGGCCTCTTCGCGGTGGGCTACTACCACCAGCGCGAGGCGTTCTTCACGAAGCGCTCGGCTCCGGAGGACGCCGCCTCCACGGGCGCCTCCGTCGTTTCCCCTGACTGA